A genomic region of uncultured Paludibaculum sp. contains the following coding sequences:
- a CDS encoding ABC transporter permease, producing the protein MPSLQFLYEAFRFSYQALQANKVRTLLTALGLLIGNASVILVVTISITSRDLILDKIRGIGSNLISAYYDAGTQDTAKADADFIKLADVEAVRKELGSRVVAASAVINAVDRLVIDGHERDVRVIGTDEFYAEVRNLQLVTGNGRFFDPSDIALRQKVAMLDNKLAITLFGSISNSVGQIIKIHGLQFTIIGVFRERTSTFGQSELGDNGAALIPFTVQRFFEPVERVDPMYLQVRVAEDVPAATQVTAEVLSSRHRQGARYTVQNLTAILETASTVATVLTLVLVLVSAIALLISGIGIMNIMLVTVTERTREIGVRMSLGASRRAVLLQFLLEAILISVGGGLLGILAGVAVPLAANLLQDEVYIPISVLSIVVAFGVSFVVGIVFGILPANRASRLNPTEALRYE; encoded by the coding sequence ATGCCGTCCCTGCAGTTCCTCTACGAAGCCTTCCGTTTCAGCTACCAGGCTTTGCAGGCGAATAAGGTACGCACACTGCTTACCGCGCTGGGCCTCCTCATCGGCAATGCCAGCGTCATCCTGGTGGTCACCATCTCCATCACCAGCCGCGACCTGATCCTCGACAAGATCCGTGGCATCGGCTCGAACCTGATCTCGGCCTACTACGATGCCGGCACGCAGGACACCGCCAAAGCCGACGCCGACTTCATCAAACTCGCCGACGTCGAAGCCGTCAGGAAAGAACTGGGCTCACGGGTTGTAGCTGCGTCGGCCGTGATCAATGCCGTGGACCGGTTGGTGATCGACGGTCACGAGCGCGACGTCCGCGTCATTGGCACCGACGAATTCTACGCCGAAGTCCGCAACCTGCAACTAGTTACCGGCAATGGCCGGTTCTTCGACCCATCAGACATCGCCCTCCGCCAGAAAGTGGCGATGCTCGACAACAAGCTGGCCATCACGCTGTTCGGTTCGATCAGCAACTCCGTCGGACAAATCATCAAGATTCACGGCCTCCAGTTCACCATCATCGGAGTCTTCCGCGAGCGCACGTCCACCTTTGGGCAGTCGGAACTGGGCGACAACGGGGCCGCACTGATTCCGTTCACCGTCCAGCGGTTCTTCGAGCCGGTGGAACGCGTCGACCCGATGTACCTGCAGGTCCGGGTGGCTGAGGATGTGCCGGCCGCGACTCAGGTGACGGCCGAGGTATTATCGTCGCGCCACCGCCAGGGGGCCCGTTACACGGTACAAAATCTGACCGCGATTTTGGAGACAGCCAGTACCGTGGCCACCGTGCTGACACTGGTTTTGGTTCTGGTTAGCGCGATTGCCTTGCTGATTTCCGGTATCGGCATTATGAATATCATGCTGGTCACGGTGACGGAACGAACCCGCGAAATCGGCGTGCGCATGTCATTAGGCGCTTCGCGGCGCGCCGTCCTGCTCCAGTTCCTGCTGGAAGCAATCCTCATCAGTGTGGGCGGAGGGCTGCTCGGTATACTGGCCGGCGTAGCGGTGCCCCTGGCCGCCAATCTCCTTCAGGATGAGGTATATATCCCCATCTCCGTACTCTCCATCGTGGTCGCCTTCGGTGTGTCGTTCGTAGTCGGCATTGTGTTCGGAATTTTGCCTGCCAATCGCGCTTCCCGGCTCAACCCCACGGAAGCCTTACGGTACGAATAA
- a CDS encoding TolC family protein — MRTLCLLLVLTCAVRAEPRTLTLKQAVELALKQNPDLVMARLDEQKAAYEIQAVKEPMLPRVFVGSGLAYSSGMPMSIDGASPSVMQAKAVRNIYNAVQGYQVASARESARSAALGVAAMREEIALRTATIFLDLEKATKETEIAERQIEHLRRVEAAVRLRVDEGRELSLESRRAALNLLKARQRLQSLQTARDNASQSLALVLALHPGDAITPAPEERASVEMPPDEATSVAEALSDNRDIRRLEADLAAKNLEVRSFRANRLPKVDLVAQYGLFAKFNHYEDYFNSFQRNNGQVGISLQIPVFASTADEARAAQAEIESRRIRFQINDLRGKVEVNARRAWMKIRDAEMAREVAKLDLELARQQVSVLLAQMEEGKASMKQIDEARFQEQERWLTLDDSTYLLELAQMELLRQTNALVAALR; from the coding sequence ATGCGAACACTCTGTCTACTCCTCGTCCTGACCTGCGCGGTTCGGGCAGAGCCTCGAACACTCACTCTGAAGCAGGCCGTCGAACTGGCGCTGAAGCAGAACCCTGATCTCGTCATGGCCCGGTTGGACGAGCAGAAAGCGGCCTACGAGATTCAGGCCGTCAAGGAACCCATGCTGCCGCGCGTCTTTGTCGGCAGCGGTCTGGCGTACTCCAGCGGGATGCCGATGAGCATCGACGGAGCGTCGCCTTCGGTCATGCAGGCCAAGGCTGTCCGGAATATCTACAACGCCGTACAGGGCTACCAGGTAGCTTCGGCGCGCGAGTCGGCCCGCAGCGCCGCTCTGGGCGTGGCCGCCATGCGCGAGGAGATCGCCCTGCGCACGGCCACCATCTTCCTCGACCTGGAGAAGGCAACCAAGGAGACCGAAATCGCCGAGCGCCAGATTGAGCACCTGCGGCGCGTGGAGGCCGCCGTTCGTCTGCGTGTCGACGAGGGCAGGGAGCTTTCGCTGGAATCGAGGCGGGCCGCTCTGAACCTGCTGAAGGCACGCCAGCGCCTGCAGAGCCTGCAGACGGCGCGCGACAACGCATCGCAGAGCCTGGCGCTGGTCCTGGCGCTGCATCCCGGCGATGCCATCACGCCGGCGCCGGAAGAGCGCGCGAGCGTCGAAATGCCACCCGACGAAGCCACCTCGGTGGCCGAGGCGCTCAGCGACAATCGCGATATCCGGCGCCTGGAGGCGGATCTGGCCGCGAAGAACCTGGAAGTCCGCAGCTTTCGCGCCAACCGGTTGCCGAAAGTGGACTTGGTTGCGCAGTATGGACTGTTCGCCAAATTCAACCACTACGAGGACTACTTCAACAGCTTTCAGCGCAATAACGGACAGGTAGGGATTTCCCTGCAGATTCCGGTATTCGCCAGCACGGCGGACGAGGCCAGGGCTGCCCAGGCGGAGATCGAGTCCAGGAGGATTCGTTTTCAGATCAACGACTTACGAGGCAAGGTGGAAGTCAACGCGAGGCGCGCCTGGATGAAGATCCGCGATGCCGAGATGGCCCGCGAGGTCGCCAAGCTCGACCTGGAACTCGCCCGGCAGCAGGTCTCCGTTCTGCTCGCGCAGATGGAGGAAGGCAAGGCCTCGATGAAGCAGATCGACGAAGCACGGTTTCAGGAACAGGAGCGCTGGCTCACTCTGGATGACAGCACCTATCTGCTGGAGCTTGCGCAAATGGAGCTTTTGCGGCAAACCAACGCCCTGGTGGCGGCACTGCGCTGA
- a CDS encoding tetratricopeptide repeat protein — protein MRVFIVSLLLSFCAAASDLDVAQKLYDRTDYQATLDVLKKSAESKTGPTWELAGKAAYQLGDFKKSIEFFEKASQANPSKSTYVNWLGRAWGRRAETANPFMAPGYASKARQYFEQAVALNPRDVEAVNDLFSYYLEAPGFLGGGMDKAMNLAEQIRTNDPAEYHFALAQIAQRRKQYDLAEGQLRKAAELAPKQVGRVLDLAKFLARRGKYGESETIFQQAASVDPSSKRILFARAEAYIETNRNLDLAKKLLNEYIHAPLSPDDPSRDDARRLLKRVTAD, from the coding sequence GTGAGGGTGTTCATTGTCAGCCTACTATTGAGCTTCTGCGCCGCCGCTTCGGATTTGGACGTCGCACAGAAGTTGTATGACCGCACCGACTACCAAGCCACGCTGGATGTCCTGAAGAAATCCGCGGAGTCGAAGACGGGCCCCACCTGGGAACTGGCCGGCAAAGCTGCCTACCAATTGGGCGACTTCAAGAAGTCCATCGAGTTCTTCGAGAAGGCGTCGCAGGCCAACCCATCCAAGTCTACCTACGTCAATTGGTTAGGCCGCGCATGGGGCCGCCGGGCCGAGACGGCCAATCCGTTCATGGCGCCGGGCTATGCCTCGAAGGCGCGCCAGTACTTCGAACAGGCTGTGGCCTTGAATCCCAGGGATGTCGAAGCCGTAAATGACTTGTTCTCCTACTACTTGGAAGCGCCGGGTTTCCTGGGTGGTGGCATGGACAAGGCCATGAATCTGGCCGAACAGATCAGGACAAACGACCCGGCGGAGTACCACTTCGCCCTGGCTCAAATTGCGCAGCGTCGCAAGCAGTACGATCTGGCGGAAGGCCAGTTGCGCAAGGCCGCCGAACTGGCGCCCAAGCAGGTGGGCCGCGTCCTCGATTTGGCCAAGTTCCTGGCGCGCCGCGGTAAGTATGGCGAAAGTGAGACCATCTTCCAGCAAGCTGCCAGTGTGGATCCGAGCTCCAAACGGATTCTCTTCGCCCGCGCCGAGGCGTATATCGAAACCAATCGTAATCTCGACCTTGCAAAGAAACTGCTCAACGAGTACATCCACGCGCCGCTATCGCCAGATGATCCCTCCCGCGACGATGCCCGCCGGCTGCTCAAGCGAGTGACCGCCGACTAA
- a CDS encoding AMP-binding protein: MPLSRRTLPEYETLFADRHLIHGALAYWAAAKPDAPALINASRDTSLTWAQLAADVEFLAAELLRLGYRKGDYLATTLPLLNDHVVLEYACFRIGVIHVPLDLRLSPAEVARSLEIVQPRQHITSPGVVAELIEAGRRNTSEVEWPDVRPEDGAQVIFTTGSTGRPKAALLTHGSITAQNYCLGGAFEFENSRLLVNLPASHVGGQAELLISTLFWGGTAVTLETFDPGKSLEAIEKYKVQIVGQIPAMFLMEWRHSDYSKCDLSSLEIVVYGGQAVPPAFLQKLKTMAPRIATGLGLTEASGFCTYTEPTGDMDALAVSIGHDMPLYPMTIRDPMASDGTAGAVLPDGSIGHVCFQGPQSFAGYVNDKEATARTLSTDGVLYTGDMGFRDAQGLHFSGRAKWVIKPAGYTVFPGDVENHIAELSDKVAAVGVVGVEHPIWVEAIMAFVEKRPGVELTDAELRRHARSLTSYMRPLHYVVVEPGQLPLNRVAKIDTLRLQDLAAEEVRQLKSRGRWGSDEESQESTVKVG; this comes from the coding sequence ATGCCTCTGTCGCGCCGCACCCTTCCGGAGTATGAGACCCTGTTTGCCGACCGGCACCTGATTCACGGCGCTCTCGCATACTGGGCGGCGGCGAAACCGGACGCGCCGGCACTGATCAACGCTAGCCGTGATACCTCTTTGACTTGGGCGCAACTGGCGGCGGACGTCGAGTTTCTCGCAGCGGAACTTCTGCGGTTGGGCTATCGAAAGGGCGACTATCTGGCCACTACCCTGCCCTTGCTGAACGACCACGTCGTCCTCGAGTATGCATGCTTCCGTATTGGGGTGATCCACGTCCCGCTGGATCTGCGGCTTTCCCCGGCCGAGGTCGCACGGTCGCTGGAGATCGTCCAGCCAAGGCAGCACATCACCTCGCCGGGCGTCGTGGCGGAACTGATCGAGGCCGGGCGACGGAATACGTCCGAGGTGGAATGGCCGGATGTGCGGCCGGAGGACGGAGCACAGGTAATCTTCACCACGGGGTCCACCGGGCGCCCGAAGGCGGCGCTGCTGACGCACGGCAGCATTACGGCGCAAAACTACTGCCTGGGTGGGGCGTTCGAGTTTGAGAACTCGCGCCTGCTGGTGAACTTGCCGGCGTCACACGTGGGCGGACAGGCCGAACTGCTGATCAGCACTCTTTTCTGGGGCGGGACGGCGGTGACTCTGGAGACCTTCGATCCGGGCAAATCGTTGGAAGCAATTGAGAAGTACAAAGTTCAGATCGTAGGCCAGATTCCCGCGATGTTCCTGATGGAATGGCGGCATTCCGACTACTCCAAATGCGACCTTTCCAGCCTGGAAATCGTGGTCTATGGCGGGCAGGCGGTGCCACCGGCGTTCCTGCAGAAGTTGAAGACGATGGCTCCGCGGATTGCTACCGGCCTCGGCCTGACGGAAGCGTCCGGTTTCTGTACGTACACCGAACCGACGGGCGACATGGACGCGCTGGCCGTCAGCATTGGTCACGATATGCCGCTGTATCCAATGACGATCCGGGATCCGATGGCGTCGGATGGAACGGCCGGAGCGGTGCTGCCTGACGGTTCCATCGGGCATGTGTGCTTCCAGGGTCCGCAGAGCTTTGCCGGGTATGTGAACGACAAAGAGGCTACGGCGCGGACACTGTCCACAGATGGGGTCCTGTACACCGGTGACATGGGGTTCCGGGACGCCCAGGGCCTCCACTTCTCCGGACGGGCCAAATGGGTGATCAAACCGGCGGGCTACACCGTATTTCCCGGCGACGTGGAGAACCACATCGCGGAGCTCTCCGACAAGGTGGCGGCGGTCGGCGTGGTTGGGGTGGAGCACCCCATTTGGGTGGAAGCCATCATGGCGTTCGTCGAAAAACGGCCCGGCGTCGAGCTCACTGACGCCGAGTTGAGGCGGCATGCACGGTCACTCACCTCTTACATGAGGCCACTCCACTACGTGGTGGTGGAGCCGGGCCAACTACCGCTGAACCGTGTTGCGAAGATCGACACCTTGCGCCTGCAGGATTTGGCCGCCGAGGAGGTGCGACAATTGAAATCGCGAGGTCGTTGGGGTTCTGACGAAGAAAGTCAAGAATCGACCGTGAAAGTGGGATAA
- a CDS encoding PAS domain S-box protein has product MDISNAYFAAIIQSLGDAVIGTALDGVVTTWNPAAELMFGHSAEEMIGQSIDRIIPPELVPEMHSILARIKQGERIRQFETVRRGRSGALLQISLSISPILNEQGEVVGAAEIARDISERLRAVSKLAAMRQRYGAALQASQIGTWHIDWQSRTASRDAKASQLLGLPEDASESTVDDHVASTHPEDRARVLSALETAARQGAPYLEDYRVVGATGEVRWVRDRGGPDPAGAGTSASLTGCVADITEQTAVGTALAIEHARLQSILDRLPVGVVVVDLPSRQIALWNPAAEQMLGHGPLAASLDDDLPLRVGAFPDGRPYKRDDWPVMRTIRTGEAVVNEEIVIRRAEGTARSIMVTTGLIPDDSGTPVGVLATYDDITDRQHNEERYRLMFETSPIPLWVYDNVTLEFLAVNQAAIDDYGYSREEFLAMTIRDIRPTEDVDLLLERISLLEKGYEQLDWADQPQRTWRHRRKDGSVFHVDIRSHDVEFDGHRARMVMSIDVTARQKLEEQLRQAQKMEAIGQLAGGIAHDFNNLLTVIGGYANLALMGLPDGHGARAHLTQVVAASERAAALTHQLLAFGRKQVLQPRVLHLNTVIDGMRPLLARLLREDILLELRLDPALCQVEADPHQLELVLMNLVINASDAMKSGGLVTIETKDVFLDEEYVRAHLGAKAGHHAMLAVSDTGHGMDAATQARIFEPFFTTKPVGKGTGLGLSTAFGIVKQSGGHIGVYSEVDVGSTFKVYLPTAGSLARVEEAKPEVTVLGGTETILLVEDDAGVRDFSVRVLRQLGYTVHEATNGEQALRLGRVLGDTVDLLLTDVVMPTMGGRQLSEALAPICRKMRVLFMSGYTQNAIVQHGVLDPGLEFIAKPFHARNLAERVRQVLSTPLRPRSVLLLEGDAAVSAFLCAALEQNGYSAALASEEAELVARCRQKPVDLVVIDVIQPVEESIQQIQQLTRELPHVRRIIIAGNWDERIRKEARRAGADECLEKPVALDQFLKTIRDLIG; this is encoded by the coding sequence ATGGATATTTCCAACGCCTATTTCGCGGCAATCATCCAATCACTGGGTGACGCCGTCATCGGTACGGCCCTTGACGGGGTGGTGACGACTTGGAATCCGGCGGCGGAATTGATGTTCGGCCACTCGGCGGAGGAGATGATCGGCCAGTCGATCGACCGGATCATTCCGCCGGAGCTGGTTCCGGAGATGCACTCGATTCTGGCTCGAATCAAACAGGGTGAGCGCATCCGGCAGTTCGAGACCGTGAGACGAGGAAGAAGTGGAGCGTTGCTTCAGATTTCGCTCTCGATCTCCCCGATTCTGAATGAACAGGGCGAAGTCGTGGGAGCGGCGGAGATCGCGCGGGACATCTCAGAGCGTCTGCGCGCCGTCTCGAAGCTAGCCGCGATGCGGCAGCGGTACGGGGCGGCGCTGCAGGCATCCCAAATTGGAACGTGGCATATCGACTGGCAAAGTCGCACCGCTTCCCGCGACGCCAAGGCCAGCCAGTTGTTGGGTTTGCCTGAGGACGCCAGTGAATCGACCGTGGACGACCATGTTGCGAGCACTCACCCAGAGGATCGTGCCCGCGTTCTTTCAGCGTTGGAAACGGCCGCGCGGCAGGGCGCGCCCTACCTGGAGGACTATCGTGTTGTCGGAGCGACTGGCGAGGTCCGCTGGGTGCGGGACCGTGGCGGGCCAGATCCCGCCGGCGCCGGAACGTCCGCGAGTCTGACCGGTTGCGTGGCCGATATCACTGAGCAGACTGCGGTGGGCACCGCTCTCGCCATCGAACATGCCCGCCTACAGTCAATTCTGGACCGGTTGCCGGTCGGCGTCGTCGTGGTAGATCTGCCCTCACGACAAATCGCGCTCTGGAATCCCGCTGCTGAGCAGATGCTGGGCCACGGCCCGCTGGCCGCCTCCCTCGACGACGATCTGCCCCTGCGGGTGGGCGCGTTTCCGGACGGCCGGCCCTATAAACGGGATGATTGGCCCGTCATGCGCACTATTCGGACGGGCGAAGCCGTGGTCAATGAGGAGATCGTGATTCGCCGCGCCGAAGGCACGGCGCGGTCCATTATGGTGACCACCGGACTCATCCCGGACGACTCCGGGACGCCCGTCGGGGTTCTCGCCACCTACGACGACATCACCGACCGGCAGCACAACGAAGAGCGCTACCGGCTCATGTTTGAGACAAGTCCGATCCCGCTTTGGGTTTACGACAACGTGACGCTGGAGTTCCTGGCGGTCAATCAGGCCGCGATTGACGACTATGGCTACAGCCGCGAGGAGTTCCTCGCGATGACCATCAGGGACATCCGGCCTACCGAGGACGTGGACCTCCTGCTGGAGCGTATCTCTTTACTGGAAAAGGGGTACGAGCAGCTCGACTGGGCGGACCAACCGCAACGCACCTGGCGCCATCGGCGCAAGGATGGATCGGTCTTCCACGTCGACATCCGCTCCCACGACGTCGAGTTCGACGGCCACCGGGCGCGCATGGTGATGTCCATCGATGTCACGGCGAGACAGAAACTGGAGGAGCAACTTCGGCAGGCGCAGAAGATGGAGGCGATTGGGCAGTTGGCCGGCGGAATCGCCCACGATTTCAATAACTTGCTCACCGTGATCGGAGGCTACGCAAATCTTGCGCTCATGGGCCTGCCCGACGGCCACGGAGCCCGCGCCCATCTCACACAGGTAGTGGCGGCGAGCGAACGCGCGGCTGCGCTCACCCACCAGTTGCTCGCCTTCGGGCGGAAACAGGTCTTGCAGCCGCGGGTCCTCCATCTCAACACGGTCATCGATGGCATGCGCCCACTGCTCGCCCGCTTGCTGCGCGAGGACATCCTGCTGGAACTGCGGCTGGACCCCGCTCTTTGCCAGGTGGAGGCGGATCCCCATCAACTGGAACTCGTGCTGATGAACCTCGTCATCAATGCGTCCGACGCTATGAAGAGCGGAGGTCTTGTCACCATCGAAACCAAGGATGTGTTCCTCGACGAGGAATACGTGCGAGCCCACCTGGGCGCGAAGGCGGGCCATCACGCCATGCTCGCGGTCAGCGACACCGGACACGGCATGGATGCGGCCACACAAGCCCGTATTTTTGAGCCATTTTTCACTACGAAGCCTGTGGGCAAGGGAACGGGACTGGGGCTTTCCACCGCCTTCGGGATTGTGAAACAGAGTGGCGGACACATCGGCGTCTACAGCGAGGTGGACGTGGGCAGCACCTTCAAGGTATACCTGCCCACTGCTGGCTCGCTGGCGCGCGTCGAGGAGGCCAAGCCTGAGGTCACCGTATTGGGCGGCACGGAGACCATCCTGCTGGTGGAGGATGACGCTGGGGTTCGCGATTTCTCGGTAAGGGTTCTGCGGCAGCTCGGCTACACCGTGCATGAGGCCACAAATGGGGAACAGGCGCTCCGCCTTGGGCGGGTTCTGGGCGATACCGTCGATCTCCTGCTGACCGACGTCGTGATGCCCACCATGGGTGGACGCCAACTCTCCGAGGCACTGGCGCCCATCTGCCGGAAGATGCGCGTGCTGTTCATGTCGGGCTACACGCAGAACGCCATCGTCCAGCACGGCGTTCTGGACCCCGGCCTGGAGTTCATTGCCAAGCCCTTCCATGCCCGGAACCTGGCCGAACGCGTCCGGCAGGTCCTTTCGACGCCGCTTCGCCCTCGCTCCGTCCTGCTGCTGGAAGGTGATGCCGCGGTGAGCGCCTTTCTGTGCGCCGCGCTGGAGCAGAACGGCTACTCTGCGGCGCTGGCCTCCGAGGAGGCTGAACTCGTGGCCCGCTGCAGGCAGAAGCCGGTCGACCTCGTGGTGATCGACGTCATTCAACCAGTCGAGGAGTCCATCCAGCAGATTCAGCAGCTTACCAGAGAACTGCCGCATGTGCGCCGCATCATCATCGCGGGCAACTGGGACGAGCGGATCCGCAAGGAGGCGCGCCGGGCCGGCGCCGACGAATGCCTGGAAAAGCCGGTCGCCCTGGACCAGTTCCTCAAGACCATCCGCGATCTCATCGGTTGA
- a CDS encoding tetratricopeptide repeat protein has translation MKHSPLVLRFVGLLMVLLSLGGCLRDPEKVKRRYLENGNKYLAQNKYKEAALMYRNAIRRDPKFGEAYAKLGDAELRRGDVRSAVGAYRRAIELLPNSDESAGKLADIYLAAYSMQRNRTSPLLNEARELTEALLKHDPRSYHGLRLKGFLAVSDGKPTEAVEWFRKADAVRPKQPELLFALVQVLNQDNQWLDAEQVARKIIQDTPHYVPVYDFLALQYLRRKQPEDAEAIVKQKVANNPKVVEFQLQLAGFYRATQRKDDSEKVIQKIRDENGNDAAALRKLGDFFVRVREMDRAVAVYSDAQNRFPAEKTSFRMRIAQVKVAQGKPQEALGIVEQALSDEPKNNDALSLRASLQLQYGGKEKQQSAINDLQALLSRTPSNAVVRHNLARAYHARGELDAARVQYLEAIKLAPSFLTAHIGLAQVYLAKRDFGKAISEADDAMKLDPGNLPARVVRINALTNSGNLGQARQDAARYLKEKPDSPDLQFQVAVINFIDGHMKEAEEAFRGLRARFPSDPRLTFAIAEVMIRTNRQTDALKFLQEELAKSPNNKELRVAVANTALRIGQGDVAEGEYRKLIEKDPKSTELYMRLGETLRKKGQIQASIEVLKKGQQLAPTNPNANLQLALTLDIAGLKRESLPLYEAVVKVDPDNPVALNNLAFMYAEDGRDLDQALTYAQRAKSKLPNNEDVADTLAWIYIKKQLNDNAITILKDLTNKQPKNPTYHHHLGMAQLQKGNKAAAKQSLQTALSLKPAKEEENRIRELLAKVG, from the coding sequence ATGAAACATAGTCCTCTCGTTCTGCGGTTCGTCGGCCTGCTGATGGTATTGCTCAGCCTTGGGGGCTGCCTGCGCGATCCGGAAAAGGTCAAGCGGCGCTATCTGGAGAATGGCAACAAATACCTGGCGCAGAACAAGTACAAAGAAGCTGCGCTTATGTATCGCAATGCCATCCGGCGCGATCCGAAATTCGGCGAGGCGTACGCGAAGTTGGGCGATGCCGAGCTGAGGCGGGGCGACGTCCGCTCCGCCGTGGGTGCCTACCGCCGCGCCATTGAGCTGCTTCCGAATTCCGACGAATCGGCCGGCAAACTGGCCGACATCTACCTGGCCGCCTACTCGATGCAGCGCAACCGCACGAGCCCTCTTCTGAACGAGGCACGCGAGCTGACAGAGGCGTTGCTGAAGCATGATCCCCGGTCCTACCACGGGCTGCGGTTGAAGGGCTTCCTCGCCGTCAGCGACGGCAAGCCGACCGAAGCGGTGGAGTGGTTCCGGAAAGCCGATGCGGTCCGGCCCAAGCAGCCGGAACTGCTGTTCGCGCTGGTCCAGGTGCTGAACCAGGACAACCAGTGGCTCGATGCCGAGCAGGTGGCCCGCAAGATCATCCAGGACACGCCGCATTATGTGCCGGTCTACGACTTCCTGGCCCTGCAATACCTGCGGCGCAAGCAACCGGAAGACGCCGAGGCCATCGTCAAGCAGAAGGTTGCCAACAACCCGAAGGTCGTGGAGTTCCAACTGCAATTGGCCGGCTTCTACCGGGCGACGCAGCGCAAGGACGATTCCGAGAAAGTCATCCAGAAGATCCGTGACGAGAACGGAAACGACGCGGCGGCACTTCGGAAATTGGGTGATTTCTTCGTGCGGGTGCGAGAAATGGACCGGGCGGTCGCCGTCTATAGCGACGCGCAGAACCGGTTCCCCGCCGAAAAGACGAGCTTCCGGATGCGCATTGCCCAGGTCAAAGTGGCGCAGGGCAAGCCGCAGGAAGCGCTGGGTATCGTGGAGCAGGCGCTCAGTGACGAGCCCAAGAACAACGACGCGCTGAGCCTGCGTGCCTCTCTCCAACTGCAGTACGGCGGCAAGGAAAAGCAGCAGTCCGCCATCAACGATCTCCAGGCCCTGCTGAGCCGGACGCCGAGCAATGCCGTGGTCCGCCACAATCTGGCGCGGGCCTATCACGCGCGCGGCGAACTCGATGCCGCCCGGGTTCAATACCTGGAAGCGATCAAGCTGGCCCCCTCGTTTCTGACCGCGCACATCGGTCTCGCCCAGGTCTACCTCGCGAAGCGGGATTTCGGGAAGGCGATTTCCGAAGCGGATGACGCGATGAAGCTCGATCCCGGCAATCTGCCCGCGCGTGTCGTTCGCATCAATGCGCTGACGAACAGCGGGAACCTGGGTCAGGCGCGCCAGGACGCGGCCCGGTATCTCAAGGAGAAACCCGACTCTCCAGACCTGCAGTTCCAGGTCGCCGTCATCAATTTCATCGACGGGCATATGAAGGAGGCCGAGGAGGCGTTCCGCGGGCTGCGCGCGCGCTTCCCCTCCGATCCTCGCCTGACCTTTGCGATTGCCGAAGTCATGATCCGCACCAATCGCCAGACCGATGCTCTGAAGTTCCTGCAGGAAGAACTCGCCAAGTCGCCGAACAACAAGGAACTTCGAGTCGCCGTGGCCAATACGGCGCTGCGGATTGGCCAGGGAGACGTGGCGGAAGGCGAATATCGCAAGCTGATCGAGAAGGATCCGAAGAGCACCGAACTTTACATGAGGCTGGGCGAGACCCTCCGCAAGAAGGGCCAGATCCAGGCTTCCATCGAGGTGTTGAAGAAAGGCCAGCAACTGGCGCCCACCAATCCCAACGCGAATCTGCAGCTGGCGCTCACGCTGGACATCGCCGGCCTGAAGCGCGAGTCTCTTCCGCTCTACGAGGCGGTGGTGAAGGTGGATCCGGACAATCCAGTGGCGCTCAACAACCTGGCATTCATGTACGCCGAGGATGGCAGGGACCTCGACCAAGCCCTTACCTATGCCCAGCGCGCCAAGTCGAAGCTGCCGAACAACGAAGACGTGGCCGACACTTTGGCTTGGATCTACATCAAGAAGCAGTTGAACGACAACGCCATCACCATCCTCAAGGATCTGACCAACAAGCAGCCCAAGAACCCGACCTACCATCACCACCTCGGGATGGCCCAGCTGCAGAAGGGGAACAAGGCCGCGGCCAAGCAGAGCCTGCAGACCGCTCTATCGCTGAAACCCGCGAAGGAAGAGGAGAACCGGATTCGAGAGCTGCTGGCCAAGGTTGGTTGA